The following proteins come from a genomic window of Pseudomonas sp. MAG733B:
- a CDS encoding NTF2 fold immunity protein produces the protein MEKEVSVVDVLKGFMSEMRDWETAFRDEQMSLIEAEKDTSDCDKKYELELKRILTRFSVSDERSWARLIDLGCGFPPTYDPDRDVINKPVQEGKNYAVVVEQMARLKAVYKFFLKDTGSGWLIVKKETKNGDKWKKTAL, from the coding sequence ATGGAAAAAGAAGTTTCGGTGGTTGATGTGTTGAAAGGCTTTATGTCCGAAATGCGAGATTGGGAGACGGCTTTTCGCGATGAGCAAATGAGCCTGATCGAAGCGGAAAAAGATACCTCTGACTGTGATAAAAAGTATGAGCTCGAGCTTAAGAGGATATTAACCAGGTTTTCTGTGTCAGATGAGCGAAGCTGGGCTCGGCTTATAGATCTCGGTTGTGGGTTTCCTCCGACATATGATCCAGATAGGGATGTAATAAACAAGCCTGTTCAAGAAGGTAAAAATTACGCTGTGGTTGTCGAGCAGATGGCTAGACTAAAAGCTGTATATAAGTTTTTTCTGAAAGATACTGGAAGTGGTTGGCTGATAGTGAAAAAAGAAACAAAGAATGGTGATAAGTGGAAAAAAACCGCTCTCTGA
- a CDS encoding response regulator transcription factor — MNLPSPIRVALVDDHSLVRDGIKALLAVMAPLEVVGEAESGAEAIEMVGRCQPDLLLVDISLRDMNGLELTRVLRSQYPSLKVLVLSMYDNYEYVSESVRSGASGYVLKNAPSREIIAAIEAITSGGTFYSAEIAQRLIADKNTDNELTPRESQVLVKMAQGLNNKEMARELDISVRTVETHRLSIRRKLNIDKPAALVKYALDHGLISR; from the coding sequence ATGAACCTGCCCTCCCCGATCCGCGTCGCGTTGGTTGACGATCACTCCCTGGTCCGCGACGGCATCAAGGCGTTGCTGGCTGTCATGGCGCCCCTGGAAGTGGTGGGTGAAGCTGAAAGCGGCGCCGAGGCGATCGAGATGGTCGGGCGTTGCCAGCCGGACCTGTTGCTGGTCGACATCAGCCTGCGGGACATGAACGGCCTGGAGCTGACCCGCGTGCTGCGCAGCCAGTACCCGTCGCTCAAGGTGTTGGTGCTGAGCATGTACGACAATTACGAGTACGTCAGTGAATCGGTGCGTTCCGGTGCTAGTGGCTATGTGCTGAAAAATGCGCCGTCACGGGAAATCATCGCGGCCATTGAAGCCATCACCAGCGGCGGGACGTTCTACAGCGCCGAAATCGCCCAGCGACTGATCGCCGACAAGAACACCGACAACGAGCTGACGCCTCGGGAAAGCCAGGTGTTAGTGAAGATGGCGCAAGGATTGAACAACAAGGAAATGGCGCGGGAACTGGACATCAGCGTGCGCACGGTGGAAACCCATCGCTTGAGCATTCGGCGCAAGCTCAACATCGACAAGCCTGCGGCGCTGGTAAAGTACGCCCTGGATCATGGGCTTATTTCTCGCTAG
- a CDS encoding ABC transporter substrate-binding protein, translating to MVGRFKNSGLTLLAASVAAVGVLLSPGAQAEGKISIAQQFGIGCLILDVVRDQQLIEKHGKEQGLDIKVDWNSISGATAMNEALLAGALDVVSAGVPPMLTIWDRTKGKQNVKAIASLGSMPNYLLTNNPNVKSLKDFTEKDRIAVPAAGVGFQSRTLQIETAKQFGDEHFKKFDDISISLAHPDATAALIAGGSEITSHFSSPPFQYQELQSPNVHKVLSSYDVLGGQATFNVLYTTEKFHDENPKTYKAFYDALAEAEKIIKADKSAAAATYIRVEQSKLPLPLVEKIVNDPEIDFTINPQRTAVYAEKLQALGVLKNKADSWKDYFFEEAHGGAGS from the coding sequence ATGGTGGGTCGTTTCAAGAATTCAGGGTTGACGCTGTTAGCGGCATCCGTTGCAGCGGTGGGTGTATTGCTCAGCCCCGGTGCCCAGGCCGAAGGCAAGATCAGCATCGCCCAGCAATTTGGCATCGGTTGCCTGATTCTGGATGTGGTGCGCGATCAGCAGCTCATCGAGAAACATGGCAAGGAGCAGGGCCTGGACATCAAGGTCGACTGGAACAGCATTTCCGGCGCCACGGCGATGAACGAGGCGTTGTTGGCCGGCGCACTGGATGTGGTGTCGGCGGGCGTGCCGCCGATGCTGACGATTTGGGACCGGACCAAGGGCAAACAGAACGTCAAGGCGATCGCGTCGCTCGGCTCGATGCCCAACTACTTGCTGACCAATAACCCGAATGTGAAGAGCCTCAAGGATTTCACCGAAAAGGACCGCATCGCGGTGCCGGCGGCGGGCGTCGGGTTCCAGTCGCGCACGCTGCAGATCGAAACGGCCAAACAGTTTGGCGATGAGCATTTCAAGAAGTTCGACGATATCTCGATCAGCCTCGCGCACCCGGATGCGACGGCGGCGCTGATCGCCGGTGGGTCGGAAATCACCTCTCATTTCTCCAGTCCGCCGTTCCAGTATCAGGAGTTACAGAGTCCCAACGTGCACAAAGTGTTGAGTTCCTACGACGTGTTGGGCGGTCAGGCCACGTTTAACGTGCTCTACACCACTGAAAAATTCCACGACGAAAACCCGAAAACCTACAAGGCGTTCTACGACGCACTGGCCGAGGCCGAAAAGATCATCAAGGCCGACAAGTCCGCGGCGGCCGCGACCTACATTCGGGTCGAGCAGTCGAAGTTACCGCTGCCGCTGGTTGAGAAAATCGTCAACGATCCTGAAATCGACTTCACGATTAATCCGCAGCGCACAGCTGTCTACGCCGAAAAACTGCAGGCGTTGGGCGTGCTGAAAAACAAGGCCGATAGCTGGAAGGACTACTTTTTTGAAGAAGCACACGGTGGTGCGGGGAGCTGA
- a CDS encoding TOBE domain-containing protein, whose translation MTIKAINVRNQFKGVIKEILVGEVVSEIDVQTASGIVTSVITTRSVRDLELKVGSEVIAFVKSTEVSIAKL comes from the coding sequence ATGACCATCAAAGCGATCAACGTCCGTAACCAGTTCAAGGGCGTCATCAAGGAAATACTGGTAGGCGAAGTGGTCTCCGAAATCGACGTGCAAACGGCGTCGGGGATTGTCACTTCGGTGATTACCACCCGTTCGGTGCGTGACCTGGAATTGAAGGTCGGGAGCGAAGTCATTGCCTTCGTCAAATCCACCGAAGTCTCGATAGCCAAACTCTGA
- a CDS encoding carbon starvation CstA family protein: protein MPRLAKHLAWFAVAVLGAIALSVVALRRGEAINALWIVVAAVAIYLVAYRYYSLFIANKVMQLDPNRATPAVLNNDGLDFVPTNKHVLFGHHFAAIAGAGPLVGPVLAAQMGYLPGVLWLIAGVVLAGAVQDFMVLFMSTRRNGRSLGDMVREEMGRIPGTIALFGCFLIMIIILAVLALIVVKALAESPWGIFTVMATIPIAMFMGIYMRYIRPGRIGEISIIGVLLLLGSIWLGGQIAADPVWAKAFTFTGIQITWMLIGYGFVAAVLPVWLILAPRDYLSTFLKIGTIVALAIGILVTMPELRMPALTQFVDGTGPVWKGGLFPFLFITIACGAVSGFHALIASGTTPKLLASEGHARYIGYGGMLMESFVAIMAMVAASVIDPGVYFAMNSPAAVVGADAVAVAQTVSSWGFAITPEALHAVAHDIGETTILARAGGAPTLAVGIAQILHHVLPGENTMAFWYHFAILFEALFILTAVDAGTRAGRFMLQDLLGSFVPALKRTESWTANLVATAGCVAMWGYLLYQGVIDPLGGINTLWPLFGISNQMLAGIALMLGTVVLIKMKRQRYVWVTLLPAVWLLICTTTAGFIKLFDANPAIGFLALAKKYSDALANGQVLAPAKNIDQMQHVIFNAYTNATLTALFLFVVFSILFFALKVGIAAWGTKERTDKEAPYQALPEA, encoded by the coding sequence ATGCCCCGTCTGGCTAAACACCTCGCCTGGTTTGCCGTGGCTGTCCTGGGAGCGATTGCGCTAAGTGTCGTGGCCCTGCGCCGCGGCGAAGCGATCAACGCCCTGTGGATCGTAGTCGCAGCCGTCGCTATCTACCTCGTCGCATACCGCTATTACAGCCTGTTCATCGCCAATAAAGTGATGCAACTCGACCCCAATCGAGCGACCCCGGCTGTACTCAACAACGATGGTCTGGACTTTGTGCCGACCAACAAACACGTACTCTTCGGTCACCACTTCGCGGCCATCGCCGGCGCGGGGCCACTGGTCGGTCCGGTATTGGCGGCGCAGATGGGCTACTTGCCCGGCGTGCTCTGGCTGATCGCGGGTGTGGTGCTGGCCGGTGCGGTTCAGGACTTCATGGTCCTGTTCATGTCGACCCGCCGCAACGGCCGCTCCCTGGGCGACATGGTTCGCGAAGAAATGGGCCGCATCCCCGGCACCATCGCGCTATTCGGTTGTTTCCTGATCATGATCATCATCCTCGCGGTGCTGGCGCTGATCGTGGTCAAAGCCTTGGCGGAGAGCCCGTGGGGCATCTTCACCGTGATGGCGACCATCCCGATCGCGATGTTCATGGGCATCTACATGCGCTACATCCGCCCGGGCCGCATCGGTGAGATCTCCATCATCGGCGTGCTGTTGCTGCTCGGTTCGATCTGGCTCGGTGGGCAGATTGCCGCTGACCCGGTCTGGGCCAAGGCCTTCACCTTCACCGGTATCCAGATCACCTGGATGCTGATCGGTTACGGTTTCGTCGCGGCAGTGTTGCCGGTGTGGCTGATCCTGGCCCCGCGTGACTACCTGTCGACCTTCCTGAAAATCGGCACCATCGTCGCCCTGGCCATCGGCATCCTGGTGACCATGCCCGAGCTGAGAATGCCGGCGCTGACCCAATTCGTCGACGGCACCGGTCCGGTGTGGAAGGGCGGTCTGTTCCCGTTCCTGTTCATCACCATCGCCTGTGGCGCGGTATCCGGTTTCCACGCGCTGATCGCTTCCGGCACCACGCCGAAATTGCTGGCCAGCGAAGGTCATGCCCGTTACATCGGTTACGGCGGCATGCTGATGGAATCGTTCGTAGCGATCATGGCCATGGTTGCGGCTTCGGTGATCGATCCGGGCGTGTACTTCGCCATGAACAGCCCGGCCGCCGTCGTCGGTGCCGACGCTGTTGCCGTCGCGCAAACCGTCAGCAGCTGGGGTTTTGCAATCACCCCGGAAGCGCTGCATGCGGTCGCCCATGACATCGGTGAAACCACCATCCTGGCCCGTGCCGGCGGTGCGCCGACCCTGGCGGTCGGTATCGCGCAGATCCTCCACCACGTTCTGCCGGGTGAAAACACCATGGCGTTCTGGTACCACTTCGCGATTCTGTTCGAAGCGCTGTTCATCCTCACCGCTGTGGACGCCGGTACTCGTGCCGGGCGTTTCATGTTGCAAGACCTGCTCGGCTCCTTCGTGCCGGCGCTGAAACGCACCGAATCCTGGACCGCCAACCTGGTGGCAACCGCCGGTTGCGTGGCGATGTGGGGTTACTTGCTGTACCAAGGTGTGATCGATCCGCTGGGCGGCATCAACACCTTGTGGCCGCTGTTCGGCATCTCCAACCAGATGCTGGCCGGTATCGCGCTGATGCTCGGCACCGTTGTGTTGATCAAGATGAAGCGCCAGCGCTACGTCTGGGTGACTTTGCTGCCAGCTGTGTGGCTGCTGATCTGCACCACCACCGCAGGCTTCATCAAGCTGTTCGACGCCAACCCGGCGATCGGTTTCCTGGCCTTGGCCAAGAAGTACAGCGATGCCCTGGCTAACGGCCAAGTCCTGGCCCCGGCCAAGAACATTGACCAGATGCAGCACGTGATCTTCAACGCCTACACCAACGCAACGCTGACTGCTTTGTTCCTGTTCGTGGTGTTCAGCATCCTGTTCTTCGCACTCAAGGTCGGCATCGCCGCTTGGGGCACCAAGGAGCGCACGGATAAAGAAGCGCCATACCAAGCGCTGCCGGAAGCCTGA
- a CDS encoding cache domain-containing protein — protein sequence MQLKHKIVALGILPLVLAIAVICALVISLNRQLGDQQAQLIEDSILMSKRAELKNYVEMAKSLIEPLYDDGHGDAHAQQQVLEELRKLSFGINGYFFVYDHEGRSLMHARQSELVGKYLWDMKDPHGLPVIQALLKSAQSGEGFQRYAWNKPSSGQVTDKLAYVVMLDRWGWMLGTGIYLEDVERATQQARAEVAQGIRKTMMAIAVVALVAVLFVFATGMTLNVSEHRLADKKLQRLTQRIVSLQEEERSRVSRELHDGISQVLVSIKFQFELASHLLESGQAHDKGLNTLRDATERLGEAIGEVRSLSHDLRSSLLDTLGLSAAIGQLAAEFEQRSGLTVTYNDNEFDCQLVDGAAVSLFRIVQEGLTNIERHAGAKNVSITLRGCEQSVRLTVVDDGVGFNVAQVERRHAGIGLRNIRERVEHFGGRFDLISTPGRSELDVLLPMKLPGGKR from the coding sequence ATGCAGCTCAAACACAAGATCGTCGCCCTCGGGATTCTGCCGCTGGTGCTGGCCATTGCCGTCATTTGCGCACTGGTCATTTCGCTGAATCGCCAACTGGGTGATCAACAGGCGCAGCTGATCGAAGACAGCATCCTGATGAGCAAACGCGCGGAGTTGAAAAACTACGTGGAAATGGCGAAAAGCCTGATCGAACCGCTGTACGACGATGGCCACGGCGACGCCCACGCCCAGCAACAAGTGCTGGAAGAACTGCGCAAGCTCAGCTTTGGCATCAACGGGTATTTCTTCGTCTACGACCATGAAGGCCGCAGCCTGATGCATGCGCGGCAGTCGGAGCTGGTGGGCAAATACCTGTGGGACATGAAAGATCCGCACGGTCTTCCGGTGATCCAGGCGCTGCTCAAAAGCGCGCAATCGGGTGAAGGTTTTCAACGCTACGCCTGGAACAAACCCTCCTCCGGTCAGGTCACCGACAAGCTCGCTTACGTAGTGATGCTCGATCGCTGGGGCTGGATGCTCGGCACTGGCATCTACCTCGAAGACGTCGAGCGCGCCACCCAGCAGGCCCGCGCCGAAGTAGCCCAGGGCATTCGCAAGACCATGATGGCGATTGCCGTGGTCGCCCTGGTCGCGGTGCTGTTCGTGTTCGCCACGGGCATGACGCTGAACGTCAGCGAGCATCGTCTGGCAGACAAAAAACTGCAGCGCCTGACCCAGCGCATCGTCAGTCTGCAGGAGGAAGAACGATCGCGAGTCTCCCGCGAATTGCACGACGGCATCAGCCAGGTGCTGGTCTCGATCAAGTTTCAGTTCGAACTGGCCAGCCATCTGCTGGAGAGCGGGCAGGCACACGACAAGGGTTTGAACACGTTAAGAGACGCCACCGAGCGTTTGGGCGAGGCGATTGGCGAGGTTCGCAGCCTGTCCCACGACCTGCGCTCATCGTTGCTCGACACCCTCGGCCTGTCGGCAGCCATCGGCCAACTGGCGGCGGAGTTCGAGCAGCGCAGCGGTCTTACGGTGACCTATAACGACAATGAATTCGACTGCCAACTGGTTGATGGTGCCGCTGTTTCGTTGTTCCGCATCGTGCAGGAAGGCCTGACCAATATCGAACGCCACGCCGGGGCAAAAAACGTTTCCATTACCCTGCGCGGCTGTGAACAATCCGTGCGCCTGACGGTGGTTGATGACGGTGTGGGTTTCAACGTCGCCCAGGTCGAACGTCGTCACGCCGGCATTGGCCTGCGTAATATCCGTGAGCGGGTTGAACACTTTGGTGGTCGGTTCGACCTGATCTCGACGCCAGGACGCAGTGAGCTGGATGTTCTGTTGCCGATGAAACTACCCGGCGGCAAACGCTGA
- a CDS encoding YbdD/YjiX family protein, whose amino-acid sequence MLNDLSRLGKYLGQAARLMVGMPDYDNYVEHMQTKHPDKPLMDYEAFFRERQEARYGSKAGPKCC is encoded by the coding sequence ATGCTCAATGACCTGAGTCGTCTCGGCAAATACCTCGGTCAGGCCGCGCGCCTGATGGTGGGCATGCCCGACTACGACAACTACGTCGAGCACATGCAAACCAAGCACCCGGACAAGCCGTTGATGGACTACGAGGCGTTCTTTCGGGAACGCCAGGAAGCCCGTTACGGCAGCAAGGCTGGACCGAAGTGTTGTTGA